The Pectobacterium wasabiae CFBP 3304 DNA segment CTGCGGTGAATTACCGCGCAACGTCTGGCGGAACAAATCCATCGTATTACGCGTCGCACTGTAATAGCCCAGCCCGTAGCGCCAGGTATCGGGCGTGATTTCAAAGAAATACACCGGCGCATCCGTCCAGTCTTTGCGGGTACGCTTGAAGGTCAGCCACATATGGCTGCGGTAGCGTGATTTATCGTGGGAAAAGCGCGTATCACGATGAATGCGGGAGAGGGTCTTGCCGATTGCAGGGCGAGTTTCAAAGTGGTCGTCAATCTGCAACATAGTCAAACTGAGCTCATCCACCAGCGTGCGGAATGGTGCCACCAATTGCTCATCGTAAATTGATCGATGCTCGTCAAACCACGCTTTATCGTTGTTCTGCCGCACCTGCTGAAGAAACGTCAAACCCGCTTGAGAAAAACCCGTGAATTGCGTTGTCATGGAGAAATGCCATCCCTGTTGCTGTCAGATGACATAAAGATAACGCCGTCGACGGTGAAACACCATCGGCGGCGTTAGGGGCGCTCAGCAATTAACCCGCGAGAAAGAAGCGGAATGCCGGATTATTGGTTTCGTCATGGCATTCATATCCCAATGCCTGCAAGTGCTGCTCAAATTCACGATCGCCTGCCTCTAGCTCGAACCCGGCCAGTACGCGGCCAAAATCCGTGCCGTGGCTGCGGTAATGGAACAGCGAGATATTCCAGTGCGTCCCTAGCGTATGCAGGAACTTCAGTAACGCGCCCGGTGACTCAGGGAATTCAAAGCTGTACAGCCGTTCCTGTAGTGGTTTGGAAGGCCGTCCACCGACCATATAGCGAACGTGCAGCTTCGCCATTTCATCATCGGACAAATCCACTACTTCATAACCATCTGCGGAAAGCTCAGCGATGATCTCCTGCCGTTCTGCATAGCCGCGCGTCAGACGCACACCGACAAAAATGCAGGCGTCTTTGGCATCCGCGTAGCGATAGTTGAACTCCGTGACGGAGCGACCCCCCAGTAGTTGGCAAAACTTCAGGAAGCTTCCCTGTTTTTCGGGGATCGTCACCGCCAGCAAGGCTTCGCGTTGCTCACCCAGTTCGCAGCGTTCGGAAACGTAGCGTAATCCGTGGAAGTTGACGTTCGCACCGGACAGAATATGCGCCAGACGCTCCCCCTGAATCTGATGCTGCTGGATGTATTTCTTCATCCCTGCTAACGCCAGCGCGCCAGACGGCTCCGCAATCGCACGGACATCTTCGAACAGATCTTTCACTGCCGCACAGATGGCATCGCTATCGACGGTAATTACATCATCCAGATATTCCCGACACAGGCGGAACGTTTCATCGCCGATGCGCTTCACCGCCACGCCTTCGGCAAACAGCCCAACACGCGGCAGATCGACCGGTTGCCCAGCGTCCAGCGCCGCGCGCAGACAGGCGGAATCTTCCGCTTCCACGCCGATCACCTGAATCTGTGGCATCAGTTGCTTAATCAGCACGGCAACGCCTGCTGCCAAGCCGCCACCACCAACAGGTACAAATACGCGATCCAGATGCGCATCCTGCTGTAGCAACTCCAGCGCCAGTGTACCTTGTCCGGCAATCACCGCTGGGTGATCAAACGGCGGCAGAAAAGTCATATGCTGCTGCTCTGACAGCTCAATCGCCTTGGCCTTGGCTTCATCAAAGTTAGCGCCGTGTAACAGCACTTCCCCGCCAAAACCACGCACCGCATCCACCTTGATGTCGGCCGTCGCCACCGGCATCACAATCAGCGATTTAATTCCCAGCTTGCTGGAGGAGAGCGCGACCCCTTGCGCATGGTTACCGGCTGACGCCGTCACCACACCGTGGGATTTTTGTTCATCGCTCAGACCCGCCATCATCGCGTAAGCGCCACGCAGCTTAAAACTGTGCACCGCGTGTCTGTCTTCACGTTTTACCAGTATGACATTACCCAGCCGCGAAGAGATCTTATCCATCTTCTCCAGCGGTGTGACCTGCGTGATTTCATACACTGGCGACCGCAAGATCGCCCGCAGGTACTCCGCGCCCCCCGGCGCGGCAGGAAGAGGTTGTGATACAGCCATCAGCATTAGCCTCCCAGCTTGCTTTTATCCCGCACAGCGCCTTTATCTGCGCTGGTTGCCAGGCTGGCATACGCACGCAGCGCAAAAGAAACCTGACGTTGACGATTATGTGGCGTCCAGGCCTGTTCCCCTCTCGCCTCTTCCGCTTCGCGACGGCTTGCCAATTCATTTTCCGCCACGTCCAGCACAATGCTGCGGCTGGGGATATCAATGGCAATCATATCGCCGTCCTGTACCAAGCCAATCGTGCCACCATTCGCGGCTTCAGGAGACGCGTGGCCGATGGACAGACCAGATGTCCCACCGGAGAAACGGCCGTCAGTGATCAGCGCACAGCTTTTACCCAGCCCCATTGATTTCAAGTAGGTGGTCGGATACAGCATTTCCTGCATGCCCGGCCCGCCTTTCGGCCCTTCATAACGGATGACAACCACATCACCCGCCACCACTTTACCGCCCAGAATCGCGTCTACCGCGTCATCCTGGCTTTCATAGACTTTTGCTGGGCCGCGGAAAATCAGGCTATCTTTATCAACACCTGCTGTTTTGACGATACAACCATCTAGCGCGATGTTGCCGTATAGCACGGCCAGCCCGCCGTCCTGACTGTAAGCATATTCACGCGAACGGATGCAGCCTTCCTGACGATCGGTATCCAGTGAATCCCAGCGACAATCCTGAGAAAACGCTTTGGTCGTGCGAATACCTGCCGGACCAGCGGAATACATACGCTTCACGCTTTCATCTTTCGTCAGCATAACGTCGTAGGCTTCTAGCGTTTCCGGCAGCGTTTTACCCAAAATATTGCTGACTTCACGGTTCAACAGACCGGCTCTGTCCAGCTCGCCCAGAATACCGATGACCCCACCAGCACGGTGTACGTCTTCCATGTGGTATTTCTGACCGCTTGGCGCGACCTTGCACAGGTGTGGCACCTTACGTGAGAGGCGGTCGATATCCGACATGGTGAAATCAATTTCACCTTCCTGCGCTGCGGCCAGCAGGTGCAATACCGTATTGGTGGAACCGCCCATCGCGATATCCAGTATCATGGCGTTTTCAAATGCAGCTTTATTGGCGATATTGCGCGGCAATACGCTTGCATCATCCTGCTCGTAATAACGTTTCGCCAGACCCACGATACGCGTGCCTGCATTCAGGAACAGATCTTTACGATCGGCATGCGTCGCGAGTAATGAACCATTAGCCGGCTGAGAAAGCCCCAAGGCTTCGGTCAGGCAGTTCATAGAGTTTGCGGTGAACATCCCCGAACAGGAGCCACAGGTCGGACAGGCGGAACGCTCAATTTGCTCACTATCGGCATCGCTGACGTTAGGGTTCGCCCCCTGGATCATGGCATCGATGAGATCGAGCTTGATAATTTGGTTAGAGAGCTTGGTTTTCCCTGCTTCCATCGGGCCGCCGGACACGAAAATCACCGGAATATTCAGACGCAGCGACGCCATTAACATTCCTGGGGTGATTTTGTCGCAGTTGGAAATACACACCATCGCATCCGCACAGTGGGCATTGACCATGTATTCCACGGAGTCGGCAATCAGTTCACGGGAAGGCAGAGAATAGAGCATACCGCCGTGTCCCATGGCGATACCGTCGTCAACCGCAATGGTGTTAAATTCTTTCGCAACGCCGCCGGAGGCTTCGATCTGCTCGGCAACCAGTTTCCCCAGATCGCGCAAGTGCACATGGCCGGGCACGAATTGGGTGAAGGAGTTGACCACCGCGATAATCGGTTTACCAAAATCGTCGTCGGTCATCCCGGTGGCGCGCCACAAGGCTCGGGCACCGGCCATATTACGGCCGTGTGTGGTTGTGGCTGAACGGTACTTAGGCATGCTCTGTTACTCCAAAAATTACGAATTTGGCGATGACGGAACGTGTCACCGCCTGACTGTCTGTCTTAACTAATTTAATGATTTATCGGATCCAACCAGCCCCATTTATCTTCGGTTTCACCCGTGAAGAGGCCAAAAAACGCATCCTGTAAGGCTTTGGTGACCGGGCCGCGTTTGCCAATGCCAACCTGAATGCCGTCTACGCTGCGTACCGGCGTAATTTCCGCCGCCGTGCCGGACATAAACACTTCATCCGCCAGATACAGCGACTCACGGGACAGCACCTGCTCACGCACTTCATACCCGGCGTCCTTCGCCAACTTGATGATGGCGTCGCGCGTGATGCCCGGCAGCGCTGAAGAGGTAAACGGCGGCGTGAAGATAATGCCGTCTTTCACTTCAAACAGGTTCTCGCCAGCCCCTTCAGAAACATAGCCGTGAACATCCAGCGCGATCCCTTCCTGATAGCCATGACGACGAGCTTCGCTGCCCACCAGCAGGGAGGACAGATAGTTACCGCCCGCTTTAGCAGCGGTCGGAATGGTATTCGCCGCGACACGGTTCCAGGACGACACCATCGCATCAATACCGGCTTCCAGCGCTTCCTCACCCAGATACGCGCCCCATGGGAAAGCCGCGATGATCACATCAGTTTGATAACCGTCTGGCGGGTTAACGCCCATACCCACATCACCAATAAACACCAGTGGACGAATATAGGCGCTGGTCAGGTTATTTTTGCGCAGCGTTTCACGACAGGCTTCCATCAACTCATCCACACTTTGCGCAACCGGCATACGGTAAATTTTTGCCGAATCACGCAGGCGCTGCATGTGCTCACGGTGACGGAAAACCACTGGGCCCTTATGTGAATTGTAGCAACGAACGCCTTCAAAGACGGAGGTGCCATAGTGCAGGGCATGCGACATCACGTGTACTTTTGCTTCAGCCCAAGGAACCATCTCGCCATTGAACCAAATGTAGTCCGCTTTTTTTGTCATTCTTCTTTTTCCTTACTCTTTTGCGTTAGGCGCTAATCTGCTGTGATGTCGTCATCGGTTGAATGTCAACGCAGGCAATATCCAACAGCTTGCTCAATTGTGTTGACAATAAATCCACCGAACGATGGCTGGCAACGGTCAGTTCAATATTAATGTGATCGGTATTAGTAGTTTGCACCATATTCATAGCGCAAACTTTGAAGCCGCGATGACGGGTAACACGTAATACACGCTCCAGAACCTCGGGACGAAAGCGCGCCTGAATCGAAAGTTGATGGTGTGTCATTCTGTTGTCTCCAGCACTTATTCTGTGTAAGTCAGCCATTAGTGGGTTTCGTCGAGCTTATTTGGTTTTATCGAGCATCGTTTCATTACCCGCACCCGGCGGAACCAGAGGCCAGACGTTTTCGTATTCATCGATCGATACATGCAGTAAATAGGGCCCTTCGCTGTTAAATAGGGCATCCAGCGCGGCATCAATTTGATCTTTACGGGTGATGCGCTGGCCGGGGATATCAAATGCGCTTGCCAGCGTCAGGAAATCAGGGTTATCGGAGAGGTCGGTTTCACTATAGCGTTCATCAAAGAATAACTGCTGCCACTGGCGTACCATGCCTAACCGCTGGTTATCCAACAGCACGATCTTCAACGGCAGCCGTTTTCGTTTGATGGTACCCAGTTCCTGAACGTTCATCATGAAAGAACCGTCACCGGAAATGCAGATAACCATGTCGTCTGGGCGTGCTACCTGTGCGCCTACCGCAGCCGGTACGCCAAAGCCCATCGTACCGAGCCCGCTGGAGGTAATGAAATTCTCAGGACGACTGAACGTCATATGCTGCGCAGCCCACATTTGGTGCTGGCCCACATCGGTCGTCACCACGGTATCCGCATCCATCCGTTCGGAGATCGTCTTCAGCAGCGCGGGGGCATAAATCGCCTGACCGGGATGATCGTAACGCCACGGGTATTCCGCCTTCATCAGTGTAGCCTGCTGACGCCACGCGCTGATGTTCAGCGGTTGTTGCAGGGCCGGTAATATCGCCTTCAGATCGCCTTGCAGCGCCACATTGGCATGGCGCAATTTGCTCAGTTCCGCCGGGTCGATGTCCATGTGAATGACGCTAGCATGAGGGGCGAAGGCGTTCAGCTTGCCAGTCACGCGGTCATCAAAACGCGCTCCGACCGCAATTAACAGATCGCATTCCTGCACAATCAGGTTCGCCGCCTTCGTGCCATGCATACCAATCATACCGAGATAATAGGGATGATTGGCATCCACAGCACCTAGCCCTTTCAGCGTAGAAACCGAAGGGATATCCGCCACACTCAGGAATTCACGCAGTGCAGGAACCGCATTCGCCATACCGACCCCGCCGCCAACGTACAGCACCGGTTTCTGCGCTTTCGCCAGCAGAGCGTGCGCCTGCGCGATATCTTGTTCAGGGAAATCAACATCATTAGCAACGGGCGCAAAGTTCGGCGTGAAATCGCCGACAGCTAACTGAATATCTTTAGGAATATCGACCAGTACAGGGCCAGGGCGACCGCTGCTAGCAATCTCGAACGCTTCTGCCATCACTTCCGGCAATGATTCGAGAGACTCAACCAGAAAACTATGTTTCGTACAGGCCAGTGACAGACCCAACACGTCTATCTCCTGAAAAGCATCGGTACCAATCAGCGCCGACCCAACCTGTCCGGTGATCGCTACCACAGGCACAGAATCCAGCAGCGCATCAGCCAAACCGGTGATCAGGTTGGTAGCACCCGGGCCAGATGTCGCTATACAGACACCCACCTTGCCCGTCGCGCGGGCATAGCCAAGCGCTGCCATTGCCGCGCCTTGCTCATGGCGACACAGCAGGTGTTTAACGCCGCCGTCATAAAGTGCATCATAGACTGGCATTATCGCCCCACCCGGATAACCAAAAACGGTATCCACTCCCTGTGCTCGCAACGCTTGCACCACCCACTGTGCTCCATTCATAGTTATTTCCCCGACATCGTATGGGAATAACAGAATTTTATGCTGATGTTCATTTTCTGTTCCTTTCTGTTATAGATTACGCCCAACAAAAAACCCCCGACCTTTCGGTGCGGGGGTTTTCTTGAATCAGGCCTTGATTTCTAAGCCATTCTTCGTCCAAGTGCAGCCCCGCACGGTGGGATAATAATCACCACCACGCTAATCACGACTAGGCTAATCACTAGGGATAGGGCTTTCATAATAGGTTGTTCATTAATCTTCTGTCGAACGAATGCCTACAGAGTTATCACAGTCAGACATGCCATGACAACAATTTTTTTTCATTGTCACCGGTAAGGATTACCTATAATGCGGGAAAAAATACAACGTAATCATAAGGTAGAAGTGTGCGAAATTATTTTCGTCCATTGACGTAAAAATGAGCATCACATGGGGATACGGGGCAATGAAAACATGTGTTACCGCTCGTCAGATAATGTTAAGAGAACCGTTCGCCCTAAATAATTGCGGTGCCACACGCACAAATTTTATCCATTACTGAAACAGCAGATTATTTTATGACACCGCCGCGCAGGTTAGCGACGACAGTCTCTACTTTTTCCCCTTTGCAGCACATGATGCATGCCATCATCAAAGGGGAAATAGCATGTCATTGGCAGTTACCTATACTCGGGCAATGATTGGTGTACAAGCGCCGGACGTTTACATCGAAGTTCACATCAGCAGTGGATTACCCGCATTAACGCTGGTGGGGTTACCAGAAACCACCGTGAAGGAAGCGCGCGATCGCGTGCGCAGCGCACTCATCAATTGCGGATTTACGTTTCCAGCAAAGCGTATCACGGTCAATCTTGCTCCCGCAGACCTGCCAAAAGAGGGAGGACGCTACGATTTGCCGATTGCTCTGGCGATTCTAGCGGCATCAGAACAAATCGATGGAGAAAAGCTAAGCCGCTATGAGTTTCTCGGCGAGCTCGGCCTGTCTGGCACGTTACGTGGCGTCAATGGCGCGATACCGGCCGCATTGGAAGCCATAAGATCAGGCCGCCAGCTTATCCTGCCGGATGACAATAAACGGGAGATGACGCTGATACCACAAGGCGAGGCGTTGATGGCCGGGCATCTGTTACAGGTATGTGCCTTTCTCAGTGGAGAAGAGGAGTTGCTCAGTTGTTCCAATACCACGCCCGTTCCACACATAGGAGAAGATACGCTCGACCTGAAGGATATTATCGGTCAGGAGCAAGCTAAACGTGCGTTGGAAATCGCGGCAGCAGGCGGTCACAATCTGCTACTGCTAGGGCCACCGGGAACAGGGAAGACCATGCTGGCGAGTCGGCTAGGCAATCTAATGCCTCCATTGAGCGATGAAGAAGCGTTAGAAAGCGCCGCTATCAATAGCCTCGTCAACATTGATGCCACCATGACGCGCTGGCGGGCCAGGCCCTTCAGAGCGCCTCATCATAGCTCTTCAATGGCTGCACTCGTGGGCGGAGGCTCGCTGCCCAAACCCGGAGAAATCTCACTCGCCCACAACGGCGTGCTGTTTCTGGATGAATTACCGGAGTTTGAGCGGCGCGTCTTGGACTCACTGCGAGAACCGCTGGAATCTGGTGAAATTATCATTTCCCGCACCCGCGCCAAAGTGTGCTATCCGGCACGCGTTCAGCTCGTCGCCGCGATGAACCCCAGCCCGTCAGGGCATTATCAAGGTATTCATAACCGATTACCGGCCCAACAGATACTGCGCTATCTCAGTAAGCTCTCCGGTCCCTTCTTGGATCGCTTTGACCTTTCGATCGAAGTTCCTTTGCTGCCACCTGGGGTGTTATCTCAACAACATTATCAAGGGGAAAGTAGCGCGACAATTCGCGAGCGTGTGCTGATCGCCCGGCAGATACAGTTGAAGCGAGCAAATAAGATCAACGCACGGCTAACTTCACGTGAAATAGAAAAACACTGCGCGCTAGAGATACCTGACGCGGCTTACCTTGAAGAGGTGATGAACAAACTTGGTTTATCTGTACGAGCCTGGCACAGAATATTGAAAGTCGCACGCACGATCGCTGACCTCGGCGATCGGGACAACATTGAGAGAAAGCATCTTGCCGAAGCACTGAGCTACCGTTGTATGGATCGATTACTCATTCAGCTCCACAAAAGCCTTGAATAGCGGGAATTCGGTAATTACTTACCTCAAAAGGAAATGGGGCTAACGCCCCATTCTTAATTAATCATCGCTTTCAGTGTATTCTTCCACCGCGTCCATTTGCGGTTTACCACCGGACAACGTATGGAAGCGTTTAGGACGACGGACACGTTCCAGATATTTGGACCAGATTTTTTCCAGTTCCGTTTCCGCTTTACGTTCGCCGCGACACATTGCAACAAACGCGGTCTCTTCCTCTGTCACTGGTTCACGTTTGCCCAAATCCAGCTCGTTAAACGCGTAACCGTGGCGTTCCAACAGTTGTGCTTCTTTAATAGTAAAGTCGCCATGTCGGGAAAAACCACGCGGGTAGAACTTGTTATCAAAAAAACGATGAGTGGTAGAGAAGCTTTCTGCCATCTTACACGCTCCTAATTCTTCTATGGTCGTGTTGTTTATGGCGCGGAGTATTAGATAGGCTTGACATTGTGTAAAACAAAACATTTAAATCATCACGACAAATTTTTTTTGGAGATGGGCGTGGATACCGAATTACTAAAAACCTTTCTGGAAGTCAGCAGGACAAGACACTTTGGCCGTGCCGCCGAATCCCTGTATCTGACGCAATCAGCGGTGAGTTTTCGGATTCGCCAACTAGAGACGCAACTTGGTGCCAACCTGTTCACACGTCATCGGAACAATATACGTCTGACCCCCGCCGGCGAACGGCTTCTACCCTATGCGGAAAGCCTTATCGGCACCTGGCAGATCGCCAAAAAAGAGGTCGCACGCTCGCAACAGCACAGCCTGCTTTCGGTAGGGGCTACCGCCTCATTATGGGAGGCGTATCTGACACCCTGGTTACAATCGCTGTACCAACAGCGCCCGTTGCTCCAGCTAGAAGCGAGGATCGCCTTACGCCACTCGCTGGTAAAACAACTCCATGAGCGTCAGTTAGATCTGTTGATTACGACCGAACCACCCAAAATGGAAGAATTGGCGAGCCAGCTATTGGGTAATTTTTCCCTTTCGCTGTTCGCAGCAGAAGCGCATCCACCCGGGCAGGAACTACCCTACATAAAACTTGAGTGGGGAGCAGATTTTCATCAGCAGGAACATCGCCTGTTAGCCAGCGAGCAACTTCCTGTCTTGACAACAACATCGGCCCATTTAACACGTCAGTTGCTTGAAACAACCGGCGGTTGCGCGTTTTTACCTAGCCATTGGTTACAAACATACACCAATCTGCGGATAGTCGGCGACAGCCAACCCGTCGTGCGCCCGTTTTATGCCGTTTGGTTGCAAAATAGCGATCAGCAGACAATGATTCGCCAGTTGCTGAAAACGCCTATTTTGATTAATCCATGACCTATCACGGTTCATGGCCCGCTAAGCACGTCTGGCTAACCAGAATGTGCTTAGCGCTTTCTGTAAACCAATGAAAGCAAACAGCAGGAAACCAATGACGATTTTTGTCCACCATGAACTCAAGGTTCCATCAAACGTGATATACGTTTGAATTAGGCCCTGAATCAGTACACCAAACAGGGTTCCCAGTACGGTTCCAACACCACCGGTCAGTAGCGTACCGCCGATCACGACAGCAGCGATGGCATCCAACTCCACGCCGCCTGCCGCCAGAGCATAGCCCGCCGAGGTATAGAGAGAAAAAACAATACCTGACAGCACCGCTAACGTACTGGAAAGCATGTATATATGAATCGTCGTCCGCCTAACGGGCACCCCCATCAGCTCCGCAGAATAGCTATTACCACCAATCGCATAAACACGGTTACCGAAACGGGTTCGATGCGCCATCACAATCCCTACCAGCACCACAATCAACATAACTAATGCCAGGAAGGTAAAACGTCCCCCATCAGGCATTCGCCATGCTAAACCCGCCAGTTGGCTATAAACCGGATGATCGATGGGAATCGACTCCTGTGAGACAATAAAACTCATCCCTCGAACAAAGAACATACCGGCCAGCGTGATAATAAATGCAGGCAATTTCAGCGTATCGATAATCCATCCCATCAATCCGCCAAACATGGCTCCCATCACCAGCGCAATTGCGAACGCAAAGAAAGGATCAATGCCATACGTGCCGATCAATTTGGCCAATAACACACCGGTAAATGCAATAACGGATCCCACAGAGAGATCGATCCCGCCAGACAGAATAACAAACGTCATCCCAACCGCCACGATCCCTAAAAAAGCGTTATCGGTCAGTAAATCAAAGAAAACTCGCGTCGAAGCAAAACCGGGAAACTGGCTGAGACAGAATAAATAACCCGCAATAAATACCAGAATCGTCATCAACAGGGGGAAGTGGCGCTTCAACATTATACTTTCCTCCTAAACAGGTGATGTAGCGAAATGCGTGGAGATTGCATAACCAAAACCAGCAGAACGACGAGTGCCTTCAGAACCAGGTTAAATTCCGGTCGATAGCCAGATAGCAGGATTCCGGTATTCATACTTTGAATAATCAAGGCACCGACGACAGAGAGCAGTAGATTAAAACGTCCTCCGAGTAGAGAACCGCCACCGATCACCACGGCCAGAATCGCATCTAATTCCAGCCAGAGGCCTGCATTGTTCGCATCCGCACCGCGGATATCCGCCGTTACGATAACGCCTGCCACGGCGGCGCATACGCCGCATATGACATAAGCCGCGACTAATACCAGCTTCGTACTCACGCCAGCGTTGCGAGCTGAGCGCAGATTAATACCAACTGATTCGATAAATAGCCCAAGCGCCGTTTTACGCGTCAGCGCCCACAGGGACAGCAACATCACGCAGGCAATAATCACTGGCATCGGCAGATAGAACAGCGTTCCGCTGCCTAGCGTAGCCAGCCCAGCATTATCAAACGTGATAATTTGGCCTTCAGTAATCAGTTGAGCGATTCCCCGCCCTGCAACCATCAGCATTAACGTCGCAACAATCGGCTGAATCTGCAACACGGCAACCAGAAAGCCATTCCATAGCCCACACAGTGCGCCAACCAATAATGCGGTCAGTAATACGGAAGGAAGTGGATGACCCGCAGCCGTAAGCGTTGCGGCTGTTGCACCAGCAATCGCCATAACCGCACCAACTGATAAGTCGATGCCGCCCGTTGCAATAACCAACGTCATACCTAATGCCAGTAGCGCAACGGGCGCACCGCGATTAAGGATGTCGATAAGGCTACCGAACAAGCGCCCATCCTGAATGTGAAGGGAGAAGAAGTTTGGTGCGACCATGCTGTCAATCAACAAGATAGCGACCAGCGCCAGAAGCTGTGGCACGCCCTTGGTGAATGTTAGACGCACTTTTTTGGCAGGTTTGATGTTATTGTCTGGCATCAGTCGCTCCCGTTTGTACTGCGATTGCCTGCATCACTGCGGCTACCGAGATCTCGCTATGTTCGAGATGCGCAACGTGTTGCCTGTCACGCAACACAATGATGCGATCGGC contains these protein-coding regions:
- a CDS encoding YifB family Mg chelatase-like AAA ATPase, with the protein product MSLAVTYTRAMIGVQAPDVYIEVHISSGLPALTLVGLPETTVKEARDRVRSALINCGFTFPAKRITVNLAPADLPKEGGRYDLPIALAILAASEQIDGEKLSRYEFLGELGLSGTLRGVNGAIPAALEAIRSGRQLILPDDNKREMTLIPQGEALMAGHLLQVCAFLSGEEELLSCSNTTPVPHIGEDTLDLKDIIGQEQAKRALEIAAAGGHNLLLLGPPGTGKTMLASRLGNLMPPLSDEEALESAAINSLVNIDATMTRWRARPFRAPHHSSSMAALVGGGSLPKPGEISLAHNGVLFLDELPEFERRVLDSLREPLESGEIIISRTRAKVCYPARVQLVAAMNPSPSGHYQGIHNRLPAQQILRYLSKLSGPFLDRFDLSIEVPLLPPGVLSQQHYQGESSATIRERVLIARQIQLKRANKINARLTSREIEKHCALEIPDAAYLEEVMNKLGLSVRAWHRILKVARTIADLGDRDNIERKHLAEALSYRCMDRLLIQLHKSLE
- a CDS encoding branched-chain amino acid transaminase, whose product is MTKKADYIWFNGEMVPWAEAKVHVMSHALHYGTSVFEGVRCYNSHKGPVVFRHREHMQRLRDSAKIYRMPVAQSVDELMEACRETLRKNNLTSAYIRPLVFIGDVGMGVNPPDGYQTDVIIAAFPWGAYLGEEALEAGIDAMVSSWNRVAANTIPTAAKAGGNYLSSLLVGSEARRHGYQEGIALDVHGYVSEGAGENLFEVKDGIIFTPPFTSSALPGITRDAIIKLAKDAGYEVREQVLSRESLYLADEVFMSGTAAEITPVRSVDGIQVGIGKRGPVTKALQDAFFGLFTGETEDKWGWLDPINH
- the ilvA gene encoding threonine ammonia-lyase, biosynthetic, with translation MAVSQPLPAAPGGAEYLRAILRSPVYEITQVTPLEKMDKISSRLGNVILVKREDRHAVHSFKLRGAYAMMAGLSDEQKSHGVVTASAGNHAQGVALSSSKLGIKSLIVMPVATADIKVDAVRGFGGEVLLHGANFDEAKAKAIELSEQQHMTFLPPFDHPAVIAGQGTLALELLQQDAHLDRVFVPVGGGGLAAGVAVLIKQLMPQIQVIGVEAEDSACLRAALDAGQPVDLPRVGLFAEGVAVKRIGDETFRLCREYLDDVITVDSDAICAAVKDLFEDVRAIAEPSGALALAGMKKYIQQHQIQGERLAHILSGANVNFHGLRYVSERCELGEQREALLAVTIPEKQGSFLKFCQLLGGRSVTEFNYRYADAKDACIFVGVRLTRGYAERQEIIAELSADGYEVVDLSDDEMAKLHVRYMVGGRPSKPLQERLYSFEFPESPGALLKFLHTLGTHWNISLFHYRSHGTDFGRVLAGFELEAGDREFEQHLQALGYECHDETNNPAFRFFLAG
- the ilvM gene encoding acetolactate synthase 2 small subunit — encoded protein: MTHHQLSIQARFRPEVLERVLRVTRHRGFKVCAMNMVQTTNTDHINIELTVASHRSVDLLSTQLSKLLDIACVDIQPMTTSQQISA
- a CDS encoding DUF2461 domain-containing protein — translated: MTTQFTGFSQAGLTFLQQVRQNNDKAWFDEHRSIYDEQLVAPFRTLVDELSLTMLQIDDHFETRPAIGKTLSRIHRDTRFSHDKSRYRSHMWLTFKRTRKDWTDAPVYFFEITPDTWRYGLGYYSATRNTMDLFRQTLRGNSPQFLEVASCLGNTFALEGDSYKRPLIKDQEPELANWYNRKSFAAICTRQDMEALFSGDLVTVLSQGFIQLEPLYHYLMNIETMKKAAQEAESDTRAFSADKWFER
- the ilvL gene encoding ilv operon leader peptide, translating into MKALSLVISLVVISVVVIIIPPCGAALGRRMA
- the ilvG gene encoding acetolactate synthase 2 catalytic subunit, producing MNGAQWVVQALRAQGVDTVFGYPGGAIMPVYDALYDGGVKHLLCRHEQGAAMAALGYARATGKVGVCIATSGPGATNLITGLADALLDSVPVVAITGQVGSALIGTDAFQEIDVLGLSLACTKHSFLVESLESLPEVMAEAFEIASSGRPGPVLVDIPKDIQLAVGDFTPNFAPVANDVDFPEQDIAQAHALLAKAQKPVLYVGGGVGMANAVPALREFLSVADIPSVSTLKGLGAVDANHPYYLGMIGMHGTKAANLIVQECDLLIAVGARFDDRVTGKLNAFAPHASVIHMDIDPAELSKLRHANVALQGDLKAILPALQQPLNISAWRQQATLMKAEYPWRYDHPGQAIYAPALLKTISERMDADTVVTTDVGQHQMWAAQHMTFSRPENFITSSGLGTMGFGVPAAVGAQVARPDDMVICISGDGSFMMNVQELGTIKRKRLPLKIVLLDNQRLGMVRQWQQLFFDERYSETDLSDNPDFLTLASAFDIPGQRITRKDQIDAALDALFNSEGPYLLHVSIDEYENVWPLVPPGAGNETMLDKTK
- the ilvD gene encoding dihydroxy-acid dehydratase, giving the protein MPKYRSATTTHGRNMAGARALWRATGMTDDDFGKPIIAVVNSFTQFVPGHVHLRDLGKLVAEQIEASGGVAKEFNTIAVDDGIAMGHGGMLYSLPSRELIADSVEYMVNAHCADAMVCISNCDKITPGMLMASLRLNIPVIFVSGGPMEAGKTKLSNQIIKLDLIDAMIQGANPNVSDADSEQIERSACPTCGSCSGMFTANSMNCLTEALGLSQPANGSLLATHADRKDLFLNAGTRIVGLAKRYYEQDDASVLPRNIANKAAFENAMILDIAMGGSTNTVLHLLAAAQEGEIDFTMSDIDRLSRKVPHLCKVAPSGQKYHMEDVHRAGGVIGILGELDRAGLLNREVSNILGKTLPETLEAYDVMLTKDESVKRMYSAGPAGIRTTKAFSQDCRWDSLDTDRQEGCIRSREYAYSQDGGLAVLYGNIALDGCIVKTAGVDKDSLIFRGPAKVYESQDDAVDAILGGKVVAGDVVVIRYEGPKGGPGMQEMLYPTTYLKSMGLGKSCALITDGRFSGGTSGLSIGHASPEAANGGTIGLVQDGDMIAIDIPSRSIVLDVAENELASRREAEEARGEQAWTPHNRQRQVSFALRAYASLATSADKGAVRDKSKLGG